Part of the Kamptonema formosum PCC 6407 genome, AGATCGAGAGTTCCCAACCTGGCAACAAATCTGGTAATGTGAGGATATCGTTATTGCCAAAACTCTGAATCGATCCATCGGGGCGATAGACTTCCACCCATTCGCGATCGGGATCGACCAAAATGCCAATTTCTGCACCCTGTTCTAGATACATTTGTAACTTTGCTTGAAGTTTGGGAATGCGATCGCTTTGGGACTTAATTTCGACGACGAGATTCGGTACAACTTCAGCAAAATATCGGACACTGCGGGGTAATCGCTGACGGGAAACAAAGGCGACATCGGGGGCTGTGAGGTCGGAATTGGGTAAAATAAATCCACCGCTAGAGTCAAATACTCGTCCAAGCTGTCGCGATTCTACCCACAACATCAGTCGGACAATTAAGCGAACTCCAACTTCGCTAGCAACAATATCTGATGGCCCCATAATGATAATTTCTCCATCATGTAGCTCTATTTGATAGTCTTTACCATTGGCTTCGAGTTGTGCTTGGATTTCACAGACATCAGCAATGGTCATAGGCATGATGGTATTCCTCAACTGACCGGCCTATGTTCATTGTATAGCAGAAAGCAGAAGTGCTTTAATTATCTACAAGAGTAGAAGAAAAATAAAATCAGGACTTATCTGATGTTCAGCAAATTACTTACAATCTGTCATTGCGAGCGAAGCGAAGCAATCGCAGAGGCCTTGCGATTGCTTCGCTTCGCTCGCAATGACAAGTGCTTCGCTCGCAATGACAAGTATTTAACCGCACATGATATTACGCATCCAACCAAAGAAACCGGGTTTTTTGACGAAAATACTTCGCCTTCACCCACAGATTCTCTCAAAAACCCGGTTTCTCGGACTCCCTGCGTAAGTCATAAAAATATAAAGCAATAGTTTCAGCAATTAAGAACGTCGTAACTATCTTGGCGATTACTATAATTTAAGCTGGTTGAAAATCAGACATTGGGAAAAAATCTGTGCGACCTAAAAATAACCGCAAAAAGCTAGTCTTATTCACAACATTTCTAGTCTCCCTCTTCATCCCTCTGTTTTTGAGTGCAGTTGGATTATTTCTTAGCCTTTGGACGATCGTACCAGCACCGACACTATTTCTATTTCCTTTAGCAGTGGGAGCACCAGAAATCAGTCCTTGGCTGGTGGCTGTGAATGCGATCGCTCTCTTACTAACCATCTTCAGACTACAGCAAGGCTGGCTCTACAACACTTCCCTAGTCTGTAGCTCGATTGCCCTAATCCTCAGTCTACTCCCCCTGCTTCAGTTCCCAGCAGCTAATTCGCGCATAGCGGCTGAAATAAAGTCTGTTCTAGGGGTGGATTATTTAGCAGCCATTCCTCAAGTTGAACAGGCACAACTACGCCCTAAACCCTTTATCTTAACAGATGCCTTCCGGGGAATTCCCCTGCGGGAAGTTCGCACTTCTGACGGCGTTGTATTTGCCAACCCCGACGGGGTACAACTGAAACTAAATCTTTATAGACCGATGCAAACTGGTAAATATCCCGCGATCGTTATCCTCTACGGAGGAGCTTGGCAAAGAGGCAGTCCCAATAGCGATCGCGAATTTAGTCGCTACATGGCCGCCCAAGGTTATTGTGTAGTAGCAATAGATTACCGCCACGCTCCTAAATATCGCTTTCCAGCTCAATTAGAAGACGTAGAAACAGCTTTATCTTATATCCAAACCCACGCCAATGAGTGGGAAATTGATATTAACAGAATTGCTTTAATGGGAAGGTCAGCAGGTGCCCATTTAGCATTACTTTATGCTTATAATTCCCCTACAGTTCCTATTCGAGCAGTAGTGAATTATTACGGCCCAATTAACCTACTCCGAGGATATTATGACCCACCTTTTCCCGATCCATTAAATGTCCGAGCCATTCTGCGTGCTTTTCTGGGAGGAACTCCCGACGAACTCACAGAGCTTTACCGTCAAGCTTCTCCTATCAATTATGTTAAACCCAACCTTCCCCCTTCTCTCCTGGTTTATGCAGGTCGCGACCATATAGTTGAAGCCAAGTTTGGACGCTTTCTCTACAAACAATTACAATCCACTGGCAATCGTGCAATTATGCTCGAAATTCCTTGGGCAGAACACGCCTTTGATGCCGTTTTTAATGGTGTGAGCAATCAACTGGCTTT contains:
- a CDS encoding Uma2 family endonuclease, whose protein sequence is MPMTIADVCEIQAQLEANGKDYQIELHDGEIIIMGPSDIVASEVGVRLIVRLMLWVESRQLGRVFDSSGGFILPNSDLTAPDVAFVSRQRLPRSVRYFAEVVPNLVVEIKSQSDRIPKLQAKLQMYLEQGAEIGILVDPDREWVEVYRPDGSIQSFGNNDILTLPDLLPGWELSISDLWPPVFDEEEVKTPITD
- a CDS encoding alpha/beta hydrolase, translating into MRPKNNRKKLVLFTTFLVSLFIPLFLSAVGLFLSLWTIVPAPTLFLFPLAVGAPEISPWLVAVNAIALLLTIFRLQQGWLYNTSLVCSSIALILSLLPLLQFPAANSRIAAEIKSVLGVDYLAAIPQVEQAQLRPKPFILTDAFRGIPLREVRTSDGVVFANPDGVQLKLNLYRPMQTGKYPAIVILYGGAWQRGSPNSDREFSRYMAAQGYCVVAIDYRHAPKYRFPAQLEDVETALSYIQTHANEWEIDINRIALMGRSAGAHLALLYAYNSPTVPIRAVVNYYGPINLLRGYYDPPFPDPLNVRAILRAFLGGTPDELTELYRQASPINYVKPNLPPSLLVYAGRDHIVEAKFGRFLYKQLQSTGNRAIMLEIPWAEHAFDAVFNGVSNQLALYYTERFLAHTLKSSNYQPK